In Paramormyrops kingsleyae isolate MSU_618 chromosome 13, PKINGS_0.4, whole genome shotgun sequence, a single window of DNA contains:
- the LOC111848195 gene encoding glucose-6-phosphate isomerase-like — protein MGLTSDPNYKKLDAWYKSNAGKLNMRQMFDGDKERFGKFSITLKTDEGDILLDYSKNLINEEVMKMLIDLAKSRGVETAREKMFSGEKINFTEGRAVLHVALRNRANAPVNVDGKDVMPEVKKVLEKMKGFCHKVRSGEWKGYTGKSITDVVNIGIGGSDLGPLMVTEALKPYSKEGPRVWFVSNIDGTHIAKTLAELNAETTLFIIASKTFTTQETITNAESAKEWFLNFAKDKSAVAKHFVALSTNAPKVKDFGIDTENMFEFWDWVGGRYSLWSAIGLSIALHIGFENFEKLLSGAHWMDSHFRSAPLESNAPVLLAMLGIWYINFFQAETHALLPYDQYMHRFAAYFQQGDMESNGKYITNHGTRVDYHTGPIVWGEPGTNGQHAFYQLIHQGTRMVPADFLIPAQTQHPIRDSLHHKILIANFLAQTEALMRGKTTEEAKKELEASGLSGEALDKLLPHKVFQGNKPTNSIVFKKLTPFTLGALIAMYEHKIFVQGVMWEINSFDQWGVELGKQLAKKIEAELKDTAEVTSHDSSTNGLINFIKKNHA, from the exons ATGGGGCTCACAAGTGACCCAAACTATAAGAAACTGGACGCGTGGTATAAATCCAACGCCGGCAAGCTGAATATGAGGCAGATGTTTGATGGTGACAAGGAAAGATTCGGCAAGTTTAG CATTACATTGAAAACGGACGAAGGAGACATCTTGCTTGACTATTCAAAGAACCTCATCAATGAAGAAGTGATGAAGATGTTGATTGACCTG GCAAAGTCAAGGGGTGTGGAGACAGCGAGGGAGAAGATGTTTTCTGGTGAGAAGATCAATTTTACGGAG GGCCGGGCAGTTCTCCATGTGGCTCTGAGGAACCGAGCCAATGCCCCCGTCAACGTTGATGGGAAGGACGTCATGCCTGAGGTCAAGAAGGTCCTTGAGAAGATGAAGGGCTTCTGCCAT AAAGTGCGTAGTGGTGAGTGGAAGGGTTACACCGGGAAATCCATCACTGATGTTGTCAACATTGGCATAGGAGGCTCTGATCTG GGCCCGCTGATGGTCACCGAGGCGTTGAAGCCCTATTCCAAAGAAGGACCTCGCGTCTGGTTTGTTTCCAACATCGATGGGACGCACATTGCGAAGACCCTGGCGGAGCTCAATGCTGAGACCACACTCTTCATCATCGCCTCCAAG ACGTTCACCACTCAGGAGACCATCACCAACGCTGAGTCTGCCAAGGAGTGGTTCCTGAACTTTGCTAAAGAT AAATCAGCCGTAGCCAAACACTTTGTGGCGCTCTCCACAAACGCA CCCAAAGTAAAGGACTTCGGGATCGATACTGAGAACATGTTCGAGTTCTGGGAC TGGGTGGGTGGCCGTTACTCCCTGTGGTCAGCGATTGGCCTGTCCATTGCTTTGCATATAG GCTTTGAGAACTTTGAGAAATTGCTGAGTGGAGCTCACTGGATG GACAGCCACTTCCGCAGCGCCCCCCTGGAGAGCAACGCTCCTGTACTGCTGGCCATGCTGGGCATCTGGTACATCAACTTCTTCCAGGCGGAAACTCACGCCCTGCTCCCCTATGACCAGTACATGCACCGCTTCGCCGCCTATTTCCAGCAG GGTGACATGGAGTCCAATGGGAAATACATCACTAATCACGGCACGCGAGTGGATTACCACACCGGGCCCATTGTCTGGGGGGAGCCTGGCACCAATGGGCAGCACGCCTTTTACCAGCTCATCCACCAGG GAACGCGCATGGTGCCTGCTGATTTCCTGATCCCAGCCCAGACGCAGCATCCCATCAGGGACAGCCTACATCACAAG ATCCTGATAGCTAACTTCCTAGCCCAGACTGAGGCGCTAATGAGGGGAAAGACCACAGAGGAGGCGAAGAAAGAATTGGAAGCCAGCGGCTTGAGCGGAGAAGCTCTGGACAAACTGTTGCCTCACAAA gtttttcaaggaaacaaaccaacCAACTCTATCGTATTCAAGAAACTAACTCCCTTCACCCTTGGAGCTCTCATCG CAATGTATGAGCACAAGATCTTTGTACAAGGAGTCATGTGGGAGATCAACAGTTTTGACCAGTGGGG AGTTGAACTGGGGAAACAGCTGGCCAAGAAGATTGAGGCAGAGCTGAAGGACACAGCAGAGGTGACATCACATGACTCCTCTACCAACGGCCTCATCAACTTCATTAAGAAGAACCATGCCTGA